Proteins encoded together in one Cicer arietinum cultivar CDC Frontier isolate Library 1 chromosome 4, Cicar.CDCFrontier_v2.0, whole genome shotgun sequence window:
- the LOC101493197 gene encoding protein LIFEGUARD 4-like has translation MGKGDIEAGFPQAHGSLYPYMIESPELRWGFIRKVYLIVSIQLLFTAGFASLFVFFPPAKNFVLYNDFSLFALLGSLIFTFIVLLVLSKYYNKHPVNLFLLGLYTLGMSVTVGFACAFSQAIVVAEAAFLTGAVVGCLTLYTFWAVKRGSDFSFLGPFLFASLMVMLLFGLIQMFCPLGPMGRMVYAGMGALIMCGFIVYDTCDLIKRYTYDDYIWAAIAIYGDIINLFIYLLSILNDL, from the exons ATGGGTAAGGGTGACATTGAGGCAGGGTTTCCCCAAGCACATGGCAGCCTTTATCCATACATGATTGAATCACCTGAGCTCCGATGGGGTTTTATTCGCAAGGTTTATCTAATTGTTTCTATTCAGCTTCTTTTCACAGCTGGTTTTGCTtctttatttgtgttttttccACCTGCAAAGAACTTCGTTCTCTACAATGATTTTAGCCTCTTCGCCTTGCTTGGTTCTCTAATCTTCACATTCATAg TTTTATTGGTGTTGagcaaatattacaataaacatCCGGTGAATCTGTTTCTACTTGGTCTCTATACTCTTGGCATGTCTGTTACCGTTGGATTCGCCTGTGCTTTTTCCCAAG CAATTGTGGTCGCAGAAGCAGCATTTCTAACGGGTGCGGTGGTTGGTTGCTTGACCCTCTACACATTTTGGGCCGTTAAAAGAGGCAGTGATTTTAGTTTCCTTGGCCCATTCCTCTTTGCTTCTCTTATGGTCATGTTGTTGTTTGGACTTATTCAG ATGTTTTGCCCTCTTGGACCAATGGGTCGTATGGTCTATGCTGGAATGGGTGCATTAATAATGTGTGGTTTCATTGTATATGATACTTGTGACCTCATTAAAAGATACACCTACGACGACTATATTTGGGCTGCCATTGCAATCTATGGTGACATTATCAACCTCTTCATATATTTGCTTTCGATTTTGAATGACCTTTAA
- the LOC101506517 gene encoding uncharacterized protein, whose protein sequence is MAIEVCTEISNYTGISPRISFSHDLKNSNDVVSVEEDRHRRSDLRLLDSTASDFVFSITNNDFPQQFSSADELFSNGKIVPMQIKKVISKSNSTQQQKQQLLRTPQKKRLKEFLTDETDNEEEKPSSKYFWQFKRSSSLNFDTTTPNLKETELVRETQKQRLQKQSSASSSRRSSSSSSTSSTYYFYSSSLKKNSGSSSSGVRIRPVLNLPQAYIPKVTARFFGFGSLFCNGKIKRKKK, encoded by the exons ATGGCAATAGAAGTGTGCACTGAGATTTCCAACTACACAGGAATCAGTCCTCGAATATCATTCTCACATGATCTAAAAAACTCAAACGACGTCGTTTCCGTCGAAGAAGATCGTCACCGTCGATCCGATTTACGCCTTCTAGACTCCACCGCTTCTGATTTCGTCTTCAGCATCACCAACAATGATTTCCCTCAACAATTCTCCTCAGCTGATGAACTCTTCTCCAATGGCAAGATCGTTCCAATGCAAATCAAAAAAGTAATTTCCAAATCCAAttcaacacaacaacaaaaacaacaacttCTTAGAACTCCTCAAAAGAAGAGACTCAAAGAATTCTTGACGGATGAAACagataatgaagaagaaaaaccaTCTTCAAAGTATTTCTGGCAATTCAAACGAAGTAGTAGTTTGAATTTCGATACAACTA CACCGAATCTGAAGGAAACAGAGCTTGTAAGGGAAACACAGAAGCAGAGGTTGCAGAAACAATCCTCTGCTTCGAGTAGTAGAagatcttcttcttcatcttcaacttcaagtacatattatttttatagttcATCGTTAAAGAAAAATTCTGGATCTTCTAGTAGTGGTGTTAGAATTCGTCCTGTTTTGAATCTACCTCAAGCTTATATTCCTAAAGTTACTGCAAGATTTTTTGGATTTGGTTCATTGTTCTGTaatggaaaaattaaaagaaagaagaaatag